One genomic segment of Panicum virgatum strain AP13 chromosome 2N, P.virgatum_v5, whole genome shotgun sequence includes these proteins:
- the LOC120658594 gene encoding nuclear transcription factor Y subunit A-4-like: MPKLLREVEDHPVHPMSKSNHGFLSGNGHEMKHLGHKIHDKDSSSESGQSHQEAPAVSESSLNENTSTQSDNDEGHGKHNQDTEHSVLSMGKQGSAFLPPKLDYNPSFACLPYTADAYYGGVLPGYPPHAIVHPQQNHTTNAPVMLPVEAAEEEPIYVNAKQYHAILRRRQTRAKLEAQNKLVKGRKPYLHESRHRHAMKRARGSGGRFLNTKQLQEQSQQHQASGGSSSSKFIGNSISSQSDPTPTPSTPASSDTASASRVNQDHNCFPSVGFRPAMNFSAPGGDGAKLVS; the protein is encoded by the exons ATGCCTAAGCTTTTACGGGAAGTGGAGGATCATCCGGTTCATCCCATGTCTAAGTCAAACCAT GGCTTCTTGTCAGGAAATGGCCATGAGATGAAGCATTTAGGTCATAAAATCCACGACAAGGACTCGTCATCAGAGTCTGGTCAGTCTCACCAAGAAGCACCGGCAGTGAGTGAGAGCAGTCTAAACGAAAACACCTCAACTCAATCTG ACAATGATGAAGGTCATGGGAAGCATAATCAGGACACAGAGCACTCAGTATTGTCCATGGGGAAGCAAGGATCTGCCTTTTTGCCCCCAAAACTAGATTACAATCCATCTTTT GCTTGTCTTCCTTATACCGCTGATGCTTATTATGGTGGGGTCTTGCCAGGATATCCTCCACATGCCATT GTCCATCCCCAGCAAAATCATACAACAAATGCTCCGGTTATGTTGCCTGTTGAAGCTGCAGAAGAAGAGCCAATTTATGTTAATGCAAAGCAATACCATGCAATCCTTAGGAGGAGACAGACACGTGCTAAATTGGAGGCCCAGAATAAGCTGGTGAAAGGCCGGAAG CCATACCTTCATGAGTCTCGACACCGTCACGCCATGAAGCGAGCTCGAGGATCAGGAGGGCGGTTCCTCAACACAAAGCAGCTCCAGGAGCAGAGCCAGCAGCATCAGGCATCAGGTGGTTCGAGCTCCTCAAAGTTCATTGGCAACAGCATAAGCTCCCAGAGTGACCCCACCCCCACACCTTCAACTCCTGCTTCTTCGGACACTGCAAGTGCTTCAAGGGTCAACCAGGACCACAACTGCTTTCCATCAGTTGGCTTCCGCCCTGCCATGAACTTCAGTGCACCAGGTGGAGACGGAGCAAAGCTGGTTAGTTGA